Proteins co-encoded in one Capsicum annuum cultivar UCD-10X-F1 chromosome 9, UCD10Xv1.1, whole genome shotgun sequence genomic window:
- the LOC107842131 gene encoding protein MIZU-KUSSEI 1, which produces MPKIDALRRFLLPCFTSTPTSPTPHPPTLTIKRLSTSLRDDLIDSKPEKKSSSLSDDQEDDSYPTTPITITSTTTTATSLSAPPRSSKTMVIGTIFGQRRGGHVWFCVQHDRLNTKPSLLLELSIPTTTLIQEMQCGLVRLALESNPGSGPGSDPELTRVHLHSIPMWTLFCNGRKIGFAVLRRATQSTRIILKTMQSMTVGAGVIPKPSDSSLGTASEEVLYMRANYECIIGGADSESFHLINPDEEGPGQEFSIFLLRSK; this is translated from the coding sequence ATGCCGAAAATCGACGCACTCCGTCGATTTCTCCTGCCGTGTTTCACCTCCACACCAACATCCCCAACACCACACCCACCCACCCTCACCATCAAACGCCTCAGCACTTCTCTCCGCGACGATCTCATCGACTCGAAACCCGAAaagaaatcatcatcattatcagatGATCAAGAAGATGATTCATACCCCACCACCCCAATCACCATCACCAGCACTACCACCACCGCCACGTCCCTCTCAGCTCCACCGCGCTCTTCCAAAACAATGGTAATCGGAACAATCTTCGGCCAACGCCGCGGTGGACACGTCTGGTTCTGCGTACAACATGATCGTCTCAACACGAAGCCTTCCCTTCTTCTAGAACTTTCCATCCCGACAACAACTCTCATTCAAGAAATGCAATGTGGGTTAGTCCGACTCGCTCTCGAATCCAATCCCGGGTCGGGTCCCGGTTCAGATCCGGAATTGACCCGGGTCCATCTTCATTCAATTCCTATGTGGACTCTTTTCTGTAATGGGCGTAAAATCGGGTTTGCGGTTCTGAGACGGGCGACCCAATCGACCCGAATAATACTGAAGACAATGCAGTCAATGACAGTCGGGGCGGGTGTAATTCCGAAGCCTTCGGATTCGAGTTTGGGTACAGCGTCCGAAGAAGTGTTGTATATGAGAGCTAACTATGAGTGTATTATTGGAGGAGCGGATTCGGAGTCTTTTCATTTGATTAACCCAGATGAGGAGGGTCCGGGTCAAGAATTCAGTATCTTTTTGCTTCGATCCAAGTGA